The DNA sequence ATGCTATTTTCTGGCCTGCGCTTCTTGTTGATGGTCTTGGTGGTTATTATACTTATTACTCTTATTCACCTGCCTTTTGCTCCAATAACAGTGTAAATAGTGCTGAACCGGTTTCCGTTGCCGAAAAAAAATGGGATGTCGATAATATTGCCACTAATACACAGAAGAATAAGAAAATCGTTTCTAGTCGTCCTGTTTTTGTTGCTGTCCTTGAATCGGTTTCGGGCGGTATCCTTAAATATCAGGAAAACCAGTTTATAACAAATGTATTGAGAGAAGAAGCTGTTAAGGCTTTGTCTTCGGAAATTAACGCAACTATTATGACTAGGGAGAATATCAGAGAAATGCTCCCTCCTGAAAAATCGCTTGAAGATTGCGAGGGTGCATGTATAGTTGAGACTGGAAAAAATATCAGTGCGGATTATGTCTCTCAGGCAAGAGTTGGAACTTTTGGAAAGAACCTTACGATTTCTGTGGAACTTTACAAGACATCAAACAACAAGCTGGTTTCGAGCTTTAACACCAAGGCGCAGGATATAGATGCTCTTGAAGAAAAAATTCGAGAAAATGCATCGGGGATGTTTGCCGACATTGTTCGCGAGGAATTGAACAGATAAGGAATTGAATCGATAAAGAATGCCTCGGGTTTATCCCGAGGCTTTTTGTATAAAGGAGATGCCCGTTCGGAGACGGGCATGACAATTAAGAACTGCGCCGAAGGCGTATTAGTCGTGAATCGCGTTCTTGAGGCTTTCGATCAAGCGGGCGAAGCTCGGGTCGGTTTCCATCTCTTTCTTGACGCTCTTGATGGCGTGGACAACGGTGGAATGGTCCTTGCCGCCAAAACGGGAACCGATGCTCTGCAAGCTGATGGGGGAGAGTTCACGCATGAGGAACATGGCGACCTGGCGGGCTTTCGAGATTTCCTTGGTGCCGCGGCCCGGTTCGATGAGCTTTGTTTCTGGAACTTCGTAGTGCTGCGATACGGCATGGAGCACGGCGTCAAGGCTTACGCGGCGACGGAGTGTCGGGGCGATTTCGGTGACGACCTTCTGTGCAATGTTCATATCGATGTCGTGGCTCATGAGGCTCGACTGGAGCGTGAGCTTGATAATGGCGCTTTCGAGGCAACGAACGTTGCTTGCAATATTTTCAGCAAGGTAACGGATGACTTCGTCGCTGATTTCGAGATGGCGTTCTTCGGCCTTCTTGTGGAGAATGGCTTCGCGCGTTTCGACGTCAGGCGGCTGGATGTCAACTGTTAAGCCCCAGGAGAAGCGGCTCACGAGGCGGTCGGAGAGGTTCTTCACTTCGGCGGCGGGGGCGTCTGAAGTGAGAACGATCTGCTTGCCTGCCTGGTGCAGCGCATTAAAGATCAAGAAAAATTCGTTTTGCGTTTCGTACTTGCCCGTCCAGTTCTGGATGTCATCGATCAGGAGAATGTCCACTTCGTTGCGGTAGAAGTCGGACATTTCGGTGATGCGCTTTTCTTGCAGGCACTTCATGTACTGCTGCGAGAAGTCTTCGGACGTGAGGTAGATGACGCGCTTGGTCGGATCTTCTTCGAGAATGTAGTTACCGATGGACTGGAGCAAGTGCGTCTTGCCAAGACCTGAAGACCCATAAATAAATAGCGGGTTGTACTGCGTTCCATCCGGGTTTCTCGCGACGGCGAGGGCGGCGTTGAAGGCGAGCTGGGCCTTGTCACCCGGGACGAAGTTTTCAAAACGGAAGCTGCCAGAGAGCGGAACGCTCGGCTTGATAAATTCGCGGAAAGAGTTGTCGGAGGAGCTTGTTTGCGGCTGGTAAACGTCTTGCGGCTGGAATTCGAATTCCACCGGAGCGTCGTCGTGGGAAACGTCTTTCCAGGCGAGGCGGATCAGGTCCTTGTAAGCGGCATAGACTTTGACGTCAAGTCCGGGGGGCACTGCGATGACGGCGTGTCCTGGGGTTTGGCTTACAAGCTTGGTCTGTGCAAAATATGTCTTGAATACCGTATCCGACAGCATTCCATGGAGGTAGTTCAAGCATCTTTCCCATTCAACTTGCATTCTTCAATCCTCATCCGATCTGAGTTCAAAATCTATCAACAACTAGGCGTAA is a window from the Fibrobacter sp. UWB4 genome containing:
- the dnaA gene encoding chromosomal replication initiator protein DnaA; the protein is MQVEWERCLNYLHGMLSDTVFKTYFAQTKLVSQTPGHAVIAVPPGLDVKVYAAYKDLIRLAWKDVSHDDAPVEFEFQPQDVYQPQTSSSDNSFREFIKPSVPLSGSFRFENFVPGDKAQLAFNAALAVARNPDGTQYNPLFIYGSSGLGKTHLLQSIGNYILEEDPTKRVIYLTSEDFSQQYMKCLQEKRITEMSDFYRNEVDILLIDDIQNWTGKYETQNEFFLIFNALHQAGKQIVLTSDAPAAEVKNLSDRLVSRFSWGLTVDIQPPDVETREAILHKKAEERHLEISDEVIRYLAENIASNVRCLESAIIKLTLQSSLMSHDIDMNIAQKVVTEIAPTLRRRVSLDAVLHAVSQHYEVPETKLIEPGRGTKEISKARQVAMFLMRELSPISLQSIGSRFGGKDHSTVVHAIKSVKKEMETDPSFARLIESLKNAIHD